A region of the Struthio camelus isolate bStrCam1 chromosome 4, bStrCam1.hap1, whole genome shotgun sequence genome:
AAATAGAATTCCTTCTAATTCTTACATAACAAACAAGAGAGGTCAGACCTGTCTAGCAGACAGTTTAGAAAAATGTATGGTCTTGCTGCCTAGGATTAGGTCTCTGCAAACCTcacataatttaaaaatcagatgatTAGTCTGGGGCCTCTTTTCACGTACTGGGGATGGCATGTTAGGCTATGGGGCTGGTGGCAAGGGTACTGAAGGAAGACAGCATACTGATGCCACCATGCAGCCGCATCTGCAGTGGATCACTGGCATAGTGGACATGCCTCTACAGACAGCAGGTCGTGGTAGGGGAGGCAGTGAAAGGAGTGGAATTACTGTCTTGCTGATCCTTGCTCTGCAGGAAGGGAGCCAGGAACCTTATTCCTtctgtgccctgcagggctcagaGGATGCTGGGCATAAATTTTACCTTTTGTGGTTTCAGCATCCTCGTGTTGAAAGCAGAGTTCCCCTTGCTCCTGGTAGGGACTTTCCTGAAGCTCTCGTTACAGTTCTATTTAGTGTTAGTAGAACTTGAGGTCTGGACAAAATCCTGGTGGCAGACTTGGTCCAGAACACTTGAGAAACCCTGGGCAAGGACTTAACATCCAGAAAATCTGTATGGTAGATCAGCGTGTagccagagaaacctgtttgcaAGGTGAATATTTGTGCTGGTTGAAGAAAATGTAGCTTTTAGTGGCTGCCTCCCATCTACTCGTGATGTCAGCTGCAGTTTGGTCAGCCAAAGCCCTTCAGTGAGTGCTCTGTAATGGGTGTCAGGTGACGTCAGTTGCAGTAACTCAACCTGGTAATAAATGTTTCTTGAGTTTAACCCAGCTTTATCTGAAATGGAGCATCTAAGCATTTCTTTATTGGACGTTTGAGTTAACTTCTCCAGAATTCTAGTGCAGAAACCCTTCAGTTGATAGATTGTGATGGGCAACTGGAATGTAGTTACCTGTGCCATCAACACAGCTGTTAAGAGTATATATGAGCTTGGCTCTGTTTAAAaagctcttctccagcataagAGCTAGCAAATAAACAGTTCTAAGGGGACTCCGATTATGCTCTAGTATCTATCTTCTATATTAAAACACAACTGTAATAGGTAAGTGCATGTACTTTCTAgtatcccccctcccccaacatgCGCACACGCAAAACGCTGAACAAAGCTCACTTTTGTGAGATTGCCTCCAGGTACATAGAGATGTGGGTGCCTTGGCCCAAAAAGTACTATTATATAACTCTGTTTTAGAACCTTATTTATTAAACTGATAttagacccttttttttttttttttggtttttggataTCTTAGCACTGAAATACATCTTTTAGCTTTTATCTGAATGACAATTTGTGTTtagcaaaaggagaagaaaaagtgacCCCAATAAACCAGAATAATTTTGATGTGAAAGAAAATgagtaggaaaaacagaaaacaatacagTTGATTTTAGAGTTTAGCTAGATCTATGTTCCTCTTCACCCCATGTTGTGTCATTTTCCAAATGATAATATCTTTTagccattttgtaaaataaaacctGCAGTTGTTTTGAAGGGAAAGGAACTGAACAGTAGAAGCCAAACCCTCATAAAAATACCAAAACCCTTACGAATACAAGCCAGGAAGAAGAAATGTCAGGGTCTGTCTTTTGTTGTCGTTTTAAATTTTTATGAATTTactatgaaataaaataactgtCTCATTTGTGTGAGTAGTAAATGCTGCTTAAAAATGTGCTGAATTCAAATGGTATAGCTTATATGACAACCATGTAATAGGTTGTGATTAAGAGCATGtgaaattcttgttttctttgtagGTGACCTTTACGGTGCCATAGGCTCTCCAGTTAGGTTGACTCGGACTGTTATTGTCGGAAAACGTAAGGAGTTGGTGCAGCGCTTGCTCTATGTTCTAACTTACTTCATTCGGTGCTCTGAGCTGCAGGAAAATCAACTGACATGGAGTGAAAAGGTTGGGGAAGGAGAGCAAGTGCTAAATGGAAGCACGATCACAACCACACTAGAAAAGGGAGAGGTAGAAGAATCTGACTATGTGATTGTCACTGTTAAAAATGAACCTGCTCTTGTGCCTCCAATCCTACCTCCAAAGAATGATGGAAGTAAGAGGAGTACAACTGCTGAGTGGGTTCATAATTCAGAAAGTACTCATGCTGTGCAAGCCTcctcaaaagaaaagaatgaagcaACAGGAAAGGCTAGTCAGAACTCTGAAGCCTCTGTTGACTGTCTAACTAACTCTTTCCATAAAGGAGCAGCTGATGGTAGGAGGAGGACTGTTGCTGATACTGGAGTCATATCCTACCACTTTGAAGAACAATCTGAATTGGAGGATTTAATGGATCTAAAAAAGAACCAGACTGAAAGCAAAGTGGAAAAGCAGCTGCCTAGTAGGTCATCTGCCTTACCTTGTCCTGAAAGGTCTGGCCACAGGAGTTCACACTTAGAAAAGGTCACCTTTCAGATTGGAAGTTCTGCGTCACCAGAGTCGGACTTAGAAGCTCGtagaagagaaatggaagagaatcTGAAGGCATTCAGAAAAAATCCAGAGGTGATGCATTGTGCCTCAAGCTCCACAAGTCTTAATGTAGACACTTCCCAGAATCAACAAGAAAGTTGTGTGGCTGCTTTTATACCCTGCAGTAAACGTAGTTATGCACAGGTTCCATCTTGTGAGGGGAAGAAGAGTGTACTTAATGACCAACATGTGGAAAGTAAAGGAATAGAAATGAATTTAGCAAACAGATCTAGTAAACCAGTTCTGCCCACTGATAATATAATAGCTATAAAAATGCCAAACGTGGAAGAATCTAGAACTTTATGCTCTGACAATCTGGAGAGCTGTTCACCTGACTCTGCACAAGTAGCTCCTGCTGTCAAGCAGGATTCTCCTCAAGTAGGTGCTAAAGATGTCCCCTATGGGGATGCTGGAAGGAAAGTCCCATTCAGAGTTGAAGGGGACATTCCAAGGAATGAGAGTTCAGACAGTGCTCTTGGAGCCAGTGATGAGGAAGGTGATTGTTGTATCTCTGAACTGCTTCATGATAACGTCAGCAAAAGACTCGAGGAGTTTGCAGAAGTGGAACTTCCTTTACCGAGGTAAGGAAATTCCAGTGACTTTAGAAATAAAGGGAATGAGAAGTGGTTGCTTCCTTAGAGATTTTCAGGATTTCAAGTCAGAAATTCTAGAATCTTGATTAAACTCTTTGCTAACAAATCCCTAACAGCTGGCAATGTAGTTAGGATTCTTGTTAACAATCTTGGCAGAAAGAAAGCCAAGATTAAGTAGCTTGAGGTGTTGAAGTTTTGTAACAAAGTTGTTGTTCAAATGTTTAATGAAAAGATACCACATTTGTTTAATATGCAACTGCCTGAAACATTTAATCTAGACAGAGTTCTATTTAAGGACAAACAAAACTCTAGCTTTTGTCAAACTGATGCCTGTTAAAGTCAAATTTCAAAAAAGCAGGAGCATCTTATTTAAAAACTAAGCTTTGTAGATGCACAAGTATCTTGCTGGTGCCTAAGGTAGGGAGCTATGAGTTTGCTTCTTAGTCTGAGTCTGAGAACACTCAAACTCAGTGAACCTGTTAGGTGCAGAATGAGGAGCTCGTTTACACCACAAGCTCTAATACATGTAAACTTGCTTTGTCTTAAATCTGAAAGAGTCAATACAGTGttaaattttagtttttaaaattatcGTTTCAGAGAGCACCAATAACTGGTTCACTGTATTTAGAGTACAATTACTGATGAATACCTGCAGTAGAAGCAGGAGTGATAAATCAAATGTTCTCTTTCATGTCAAAATCTGAATGCAATCTGTCGAGCAAGGATCTTACCTGTGTTGTATTTCTATATTTCAGGTCAAACACAATCAGCAGTCAGTGCATGAAAAATTTTGGAAGATCACTTCTAGGTGGTTACTGTCATACGTATATGCCTGATTTAGTGCTACATGGAATAAATAACGATGAAAAACTCAAACAATGTCTACTAGCAGACCTACTTCATTCAATGCATGTGAGTTAAAATACTGTTGTGAATAGGAGGTGTGACATTACTGAGAATCTACAGAAGCATAGTAGCTGATGCTTTGAATAGAACCTATCATTCCATTCtactaacctgttcttaaaagcagCTCTTGATGTGTCTTGTTTCTTGGAAGAGATTACCCCTCAATTCATTGTGAGAGAAGCCTATTCAGACAAGAATCACTTACTCTTTCATTTATACCCTCTTAAGTCTtctctttgaaagaaaaacacaaagattTTCTGCTAGCAACTTCAAgttacaaacaaggaaaaaacccTCTGAAATCACTTTTCAATCACAATACCAGATAATTATCAGTATTTCATAGAAATGAAATACCTGTTGGAAGCATCTCAATTTGATTGCCACTTAGTGGCATGTGTTGCAAGGGAGATGTCTTGTGGAGGCAGGCCTAGATTATACTAGACAGTAGCATAAGTGACTGACTACAGAAAACTGGTGGATATGGGTAAGAACTTTGCTATAAGCTTACACTTAAGCTATGTCCTTACCTTACTTTGAGTTATAACTAACCTTTCACTAAAATAACTTTGTGTGCCCTTAGTATGCAATTCTAAATATTTAATTGTCTAGTGATGCTCATCAACTGCTTCTATCTATGGCAATTAAAAATCATCCTGCTGGAATGAGTTCACATATTGCCCAAAACTgtgacgtgtgtgtgtgtatgtatgtatgtggttttttttaaaaaacaacatcaAATTGGTCTAATGTGATACTGTCTTCATACATACCTTGCTTTGATTGTGTTTAGTGAAATCCCTCACAAAATGCCTTGTTTGCGAAACACTGATTACGCTTTCTCTGCCACTGAATCagtataattattattttcattttggaagaaacCTACCTTGGTAGGGAAGCAGGAAAGCtatttgtagggaaaaaaatgagtagTGTTTCTGAAGCCCTACttatacaaaataaaatgcttgGTCAAATTGGCAGATATGACTTAACTGACCTACTGTTAATGGATGTAAACACTTGTCCTGAAGTTGGTATTCCTGGTTATTTTTGATTGAGGTGCTTGGGTTTTTTATTGGATGAAAACATTTGGTTGGATCACTTTCTTGTCCCCTGCCCCAGCATGAGTAAAAGTAGAACCTTACACTAATTGTGGAAATGTATATGAAAATGTCAcataatatttgtattttgtatcTATTGCAGCATCCAGTGCTAGATGAGCCCATAGCAGAAGCTGTCTGCATTATTGCAGACACAGATAAATGGAATGTACAGGTAGCTACAAGCCAGAGAAAGATGATGGACAACATGAAGCTAGGCAAGGATGTCTTGGTGTCTAATCAAGTATCCAGTTTATTGCAGTCTATTTTACAGCTTTACAAACTCAACCTCCCAGCTGACTTTGTAAGtatttcttcactgaaaactgAAGCTAATGAAGATTGGTTAGCTGAGGTATCTGCGCAGTTTTCTTATACTGGATATTTTATTGCTACACCAATAAACTGATACCTGAGACAATGTGGAGTTATACCACATAATTGAAAGAATGCCTACAGTCCATTTACAGATATTGTTTTTAACCTAATTTACATATAACAGATTAGTCAACTACTCCAGAATAGGTAAGCCGGAACTGAAGTTATTTAGGCAATTTTAGCATGGTCCTCATATGTCTATGATTAGGGTTGTTAAATTTGGCTTACATTATTTTTTGTTGTCAAATTTCCTTCCAGTTTTTCTGTTGTTGAAGCTTCTATATACCCCACCCTGTTCTTAGCATACAAATCTCTATCCTTGGGCTCTCTATCCAGCCCCATACACTGGgtgcctctcctctctcctccccaatTATGTGCACTTGTGCACATTGACCCTGCTGGCTTTTGCATATTCCAGCCATCCCTGTCCACAGGTGCTCTGTCAGCCTTGCTGATACGCTGTCCACGCAGTTGCTGGGAGCAGGCTGGAACCTGAAAACACTTGGGGTCTGGGGTGCAGCAAAGGTTGTCACTTCTGTCACAGGACTTTCTCTACAACCACACAGCATCCTTTCCTTGTCCTCACTAGTAGCGGCGCTCTTCTGAGCGCATCAGTAAAGCTTTTTCTGATTGCTGCTCTAGGGAGGAAGAGCAATCCACAAGTCTAACAGTACAAATTACGGTACAATTTTTATATACAATTGtagctggagaggaaaggtttGTTAGTTTTTCTCCTCTCAGAACTCTGTCTTGTTCAGTGACTTCTTCCATAGACAGCTTTGAGAAACTTGGTTTGTAGGAAGCCTCTGTAATAATTGGGAGTTGTAGAtggaagaggaaaagacagaGCTGAACAGTAACATCTGTAAATAGTATTAGCTGGCACTGTTCTGAACAATTTTAGTGGAATCAATTATGCTAAATTCTTTAAAAGTCAAGTACCAGGCAGAATAAGTGGGTACACTAGCAAGAATCTGCAGAGATCATTTAGGGGGTTGAAAAACGTGCAGTTTTGATTGGAATTATATTACAAGGTTTGCGTGCAAACACTGACACTTCTGGTATTTCTGAGCTAAACAGAACCTCTGCAGATGAAGTGTTCTCTCCAGTGTTGTTCTGGGGTTTATGTATGCTATTTCTGCATGTTTGCATGGTgtgtggttttgggggggggggggattggctTGGGTGGGGGGCTTGTTTCTtggtatttcccttttttctaaaAAGGGACAGTAAAATTACAGTGCTGGTAGTTTGTAATTTTCTATAATCCATGTTAGAAGACAGTCCAATCCTTCTGTCAGAGAATTTTACAGATCTTTGCTAACAGCAACAGAATAGTGGGGAATAGAAGTCAAGTGTTCCTCAAACTCGGTGGGGGGGAGGGTTGACTTTTTATCATAGTGACTCTTTGACTTAAATTTTGACAAAGGTACTAATATAGATCAGAGGTGAAAGTAATGCAGTGAGTGTGTTTGAAGTTTCCTTTACTGGCTTACCTTTCATGACATCCACTTACTGTTCacatggttttgttttctgtagcactacaaaaaacaaaacccaaatcaaGGTCTACTGGATGAAAGGCAAGTGGTATGATCTTTGCTGTGGCACTTCAAATTGGTAACTGTACTGCAGAAGTTCGTGCAGTATACTGGAATGAGAAAGAAGTGTAAATCAAAATTGCATATGCTACACGTCAGCAATCTGTCAAAAGTTTTACCTGCACCTTTAAATACATTTTGAGCTACTTTTTCTGACATTAAAATTAGCTTGgggtttattttttcccatttagTCAACATCAAGAAAATTTGACTTCACCTCTGAACCTCAAGTAGTATGGACATTTTGAACAAAATTGCCTAACTCATGCACCGAGATCATGAGGAAAACCGTCTTTTGATTCTGGGCTAGCATTCAGTCATTAGCATTCAGGAGGAGCAGATAATCTTATcttatataatcttttttttttttttctaagcggAATGTAGGGTTCCTCCTTACTTGCTCCCTCATAACTTAAGTAATTCCACAATCCTATAGCACATGAATAACGAAGTTCTAATATGTTGAACTGCTATTTTGGGAACGTACTGTATGCCTTTCTGAACCACTGTGGGAATGTTAATAGGCTTTTTGCATTGGAGAGTTACGTGTAATGAGAAAGGTAAAGAATGCTTACCTTTAGGCTAGATTCTGAAGTGCTATGACTATAATGACTTTAGTGAAAACTTGCTTGAAGCAAAAAGATCAAACTACTCTTAAAAGCTTTTACCTTTTCTCCACTAGTGGCAATTATCTCATTCTATTCATGCTGTTATGTAGCACATTCTTTAAAAGGCATGTTCTTTTTCCCTAAGACCTGTTATACGCTCAGAGAATTGTTAAAAATCTTCATCTTGGTCAAGACCATCCAAAAAATACAAGCACGAGTctctttttcattagtttttaacTAGCAAAACTGGTTTCACAGTATCTTATTTCTAATATGTATGGTTTTCATTAAACTTAAAGTACATTGAGTAGCCTGAAGCTGTTTGCTGCTACTGTTTCTAGTTGCAGTCTCCGCCTGCCAGATGATTGTACATTTGATAATGTAAGATTCTGCACGTGcttcttgctttcatttcttgGAGTCTGGAGAGCTgaattaatttaacttttttttgaagTGGTCATCACTGTGGAAAGAAAGATTATATCAAATTGAATATACTTTTTGTCCTAAAACGAAATATGTGGTTAGACATTCTACCTACTCGCTTGTgctaccaaacaaaaaaaatctcctttcacAATTTTTCATCAACTTTGAAGCTAAGATCATCTGCTCTCCTGCAGTTTTTGTATGAGAAATTATCCTGTACCATATGACTGTATAAAAAAGTATAGTATGCTGCTGTATTTCTAGCATGCTTCTAATGAAAGAAAAGGGAGTGAGCATCTACTAGATGCTATTTGTTAAAAGGTAATAGTTCAAGTAATTTTTCAACAATCTTAAACTAGAAATCCTTTAGATGAGTAATGACAAGTGCCTAGAACGGATCCATAAGCTAGCTTCTCCAGTAAACTAGCAGGCAAAAGAGCTATCCTAATATTACAAATAACAAATATCCTAATATTACAAATAACAATTTTCCATTTCTCAAGTTTTAGCTCCTTGAATGGCAGTTTCCTAAAGCTAAAAAGATGTCCTAATTTTAAGAACTGCTGTTTAAATtatatctttcagaaaaatagtACTGACTTGTAGCAAAGACGTCTTGAGCCAAATATTCCGTTTCATTCTTAATATGACATCTTGAATGTTTTTGGGCCTGAATGAAACTTTTCTTTAAGTCAGCATAAAGACTTTGGCTGACTTGCACAAGTCAAAAATGCATCCAATTCACACTCAGCAAACTTGCTACCTAAGAAAATAAGAATGCCCCAATTCttattttggggagagggggatggCGGGCAGTGTAACTTTTTAAAGCTGTCAGCACAAGAGTAGCAGAGAGCCCCTTGCCCTTTTGGATTTTGGAGGGGaggcttaattttaaaatcatcTAGCTAAGGTAAAAGCCAAAAAGGTATGTTTATATTTCTGCAACATTTGCATGTGAATGCTAAATCCATTCTGAGGTTTGTCATCTGCATTTACAGTGCATAATGCATCTTGAGGATAGACTACAAGAGATGTATCtcaaaagcaaaatgctttcaGAATATCTGAGAGGACATACAAGAGTGCATGTAAAAGAACTAGGAATTGTATTGGGGTAAGTATTGCAGATATCAGTCCTAACCTCTGGCAAAACTTGGGGCACTTATATTCCTTTTCAGTTTCCAAATACCATCTTGTTTCCCTGGGGACTTGCTTTTTACTGCATATGTAGTGCTCCCCTCTTTCATGTGCCTAATAAAGTATAAAAGTGGGTTCCACTGAGCCATCTAGAAATCAGACGGAGACGTTTACAGTTCAGCAGCAAGAGCAAACCACTTGTAATTCTTATATCTTCAgaatgaaaaggatttttttgttttgcacgagatttttaaaaactttgagTTTTGGTCATTCTGAGGTCATCCACACGTGCTCACTTGCGTGTGtgctctctccccccctcccccccccccttaatatTAAAACTGTAGTTAATAGTTAAGCTGTCAAAACTTTATCCCAAcaaatatttcaggatttttgGAAACTTGGGTGGTGGAGGGGTGTGTCTTGGTGGAAGAGGGGATCTTAAAAAGCAGATGTAGGAAAATAAACAGGTGTCCTGTTCAGCTGCTGTCCTCCAGCAAGTGTGCTTGATGGACACACAACCTTTATAGATGCACCTGCTGACCAGCAGGAGTGAATATATGTTCCCCAAAAGGTGATATTTAGCATCGTAGGTAAAACTTAATACATCTTTATCCAGACTGCTCAAGATTTCATACTGAGAAATGTGACTGTAAGAAGTGAAATCCCAAAATAAACACTTTCTCaggatatatgtatttatatatatacacatatatgtatatgaatacaGACAGATATCTATCTCCTGATCTCTGAGCAGCATTACATTGGAAATGGTTTGAACTGAATATTGCATTTGAGAGacattcctgctgctgttttgacTGCGTAGTAATTCCAGGTGTTGGTTTTTTTGATAAGGTCCTACTGTGTGATGAACTGAgttatatttaaaacaagaaatgcaCAATCTTTCATTAAGTTGTTGATTAGTACTTATAGGGTACTTTTTTAGACCAGGCTTACTGACGCCTACTGATTAGTAAGCCTATGAGCTCAGGTTTATGGATTAGTgaataaattaaaacagaaagattATATACCACAGATTGTATTGCACAGAATACAAGACTGCTATCTTCTCACTTAAAAGGTAGCATAGTTTCTGTTTTTAGATTTACTGGTATGTTATGAATAATGGCAATAATAATAAACAATGAACTTGCTTGTAGCAAGACACTTCTAGTTTCTTTAATGTGGATGAAGAATaccctcttctgtttcttttctgtatattttaaagtctgtctctctctttttttttaatttctaggaTTGAATCCAATGACTTGCCTTTGTTGGCTGCTATAGCAAGTACTCATTCCCCATATGTTGCTCAAATACTCTTATAAATTAAAATCTCAGGATAGTCATTCCCTTAAAGTAAAGAATATGGGAATCTTGAATGAAGAACAGAGGTGCCAAACACTGGTAAAGGGGAACAGTGAGGAAAGCAGGTGATGACTGTGCGTTCTACCACCTTCTGATTCTGATTTCGGCTGGATGTTTTATCAGAGGACTTCAGTTTACATAATGTAAAATGCATTCAGGTTTTTCTAACAATCTCACTTCTGACTTAAATCAAGAAGGTGACTTCATCCttgaattttattattattgctactaCTATTCAAAGGACAAAAGTTAACACTATGGCAGACTATGAGCTGCCATCAGAAACGCTGCTCAAAACCATGAAGTAACAGTTAAAAGAACAAATGGGATAGAATGGATTTCATAATGCTGCGCTTGCGAGTGTGGTGTTG
Encoded here:
- the FNIP2 gene encoding folliculin-interacting protein 2 isoform X2: MAPTLLQKLFNKRGGSAAAPHGRAPGEGPAFSWSCSEFDLNEIRLIVYQDCERRGRQVLFDSKAVRKIDEAVVQRMTEDAAVKASAKNCQASNGNNSVSSHSPSISCVPNIKEQIPKYQYTRPASDVNMLGEMMFGSVAMSYKGSTLKIHYIRSPPQLMISKVFSARVGSFSGSNNNLQDSFEYINQDPSLGKLSSNQNGLGTCRSGSNLGVLQLCSSKLLQGVSEGGPLRLIRSASFFAAHSTPVDMPSRGQNEDRDSGIARSASLSSLLVTPFPSPSSSSSSSSSYQRRWLRSQTTSLENGIIPRWSTEEMFSMVDENCGSNPAMVRRKKIAISIIFSLPEKEEAQRHFQDFFFSHFPLFESHMNKLKYAIEKAMICCRRIAESSQRVQVYISRVMDALGEFRITIWNLYSVPRIAEPVWLNMMSNTLEKSQLCQRFLKEFTFLIEQINKNQFFAALLTAVLTYHLAWVPTVMPVDHPPIKAFSEKRTSQSVNMLAKSHPYNPLWAQLGDLYGAIGSPVRLTRTVIVGKRKELVQRLLYVLTYFIRCSELQENQLTWSEKVGEGEQVLNGSTITTTLEKGEVEESDYVIVTVKNEPALVPPILPPKNDGSKRSTTAEWVHNSESTHAVQASSKEKNEATGKASQNSEASVDCLTNSFHKGAADGRRRTVADTGVISYHFEEQSELEDLMDLKKNQTESKVEKQLPSRSSALPCPERSGHRSSHLEKVTFQIGSSASPESDLEARRREMEENLKAFRKNPEVMHCASSSTSLNVDTSQNQQESCVAAFIPCSKRSYAQVPSCEGKKSVLNDQHVESKGIEMNLANRSSKPVLPTDNIIAIKMPNVEESRTLCSDNLESCSPDSAQVAPAVKQDSPQVGAKDVPYGDAGRKVPFRVEGDIPRNESSDSALGASDEEGDCCISELLHDNVSKRLEEFAEVELPLPRSNTISSQCMKNFGRSLLGGYCHTYMPDLVLHGINNDEKLKQCLLADLLHSMHHPVLDEPIAEAVCIIADTDKWNVQVATSQRKMMDNMKLGKDVLVSNQVSSLLQSILQLYKLNLPADFCIMHLEDRLQEMYLKSKMLSEYLRGHTRVHVKELGIVLGIESNDLPLLAAIASTHSPYVAQILL
- the FNIP2 gene encoding folliculin-interacting protein 2 isoform X4, whose product is MAPTLLQKLFNKRGGSAAAPHGRAPGEGPAFSWSCSEFDLNEIRLIVYQDCERRGRQVLFDSKAVRKIDEAVVQRMTEDAAVKASAKNCQASNGNNSVSSHSPSISCVPNIKEQIPKYQYTRPASDVNMLGEMMFGSVAMSYKGSTLKIHYIRSPPQLMISKVFSARVGSFSGSNNNLQDSFEYINQDPSLGKLSSNQNGLGTCRSGSNLAHSTPVDMPSRGQNEDRDSGIARSASLSSLLVTPFPSPSSSSSSSSSYQRRWLRSQTTSLENGIIPRWSTEEMFSMVDENCGSNPAMVRRKKIAISIIFSLPEKEEAQRHFQDFFFSHFPLFESHMNKLKYAIEKAMICCRRIAESSQRVQVYISRVMDALGEFRITIWNLYSVPRIAEPVWLNMMSNTLEKSQLCQRFLKEFTFLIEQINKNQFFAALLTAVLTYHLAWVPTVMPVDHPPIKAFSEKRTSQSVNMLAKSHPYNPLWAQLGDLYGAIGSPVRLTRTVIVGKRKELVQRLLYVLTYFIRCSELQENQLTWSEKVGEGEQVLNGSTITTTLEKGEVEESDYVIVTVKNEPALVPPILPPKNDGSKRSTTAEWVHNSESTHAVQASSKEKNEATGKASQNSEASVDCLTNSFHKGAADGRRRTVADTGVISYHFEEQSELEDLMDLKKNQTESKVEKQLPSRSSALPCPERSGHRSSHLEKVTFQIGSSASPESDLEARRREMEENLKAFRKNPEVMHCASSSTSLNVDTSQNQQESCVAAFIPCSKRSYAQVPSCEGKKSVLNDQHVESKGIEMNLANRSSKPVLPTDNIIAIKMPNVEESRTLCSDNLESCSPDSAQVAPAVKQDSPQVGAKDVPYGDAGRKVPFRVEGDIPRNESSDSALGASDEEGDCCISELLHDNVSKRLEEFAEVELPLPRSNTISSQCMKNFGRSLLGGYCHTYMPDLVLHGINNDEKLKQCLLADLLHSMHHPVLDEPIAEAVCIIADTDKWNVQVATSQRKMMDNMKLGKDVLVSNQVSSLLQSILQLYKLNLPADFCIMHLEDRLQEMYLKSKMLSEYLRGHTRVHVKELGIVLGIESNDLPLLAAIASTHSPYVAQILL
- the FNIP2 gene encoding folliculin-interacting protein 2 isoform X1 — protein: MCGGTPKATNGRGGRIERARNSNNVLLGNNLSPTKLDKRIRKALGDQSVSCVSRVTKVLQDSWSCSEFDLNEIRLIVYQDCERRGRQVLFDSKAVRKIDEAVVQRMTEDAAVKASAKNCQASNGNNSVSSHSPSISCVPNIKEQIPKYQYTRPASDVNMLGEMMFGSVAMSYKGSTLKIHYIRSPPQLMISKVFSARVGSFSGSNNNLQDSFEYINQDPSLGKLSSNQNGLGTCRSGSNLGVLQLCSSKLLQGVSEGGPLRLIRSASFFAAHSTPVDMPSRGQNEDRDSGIARSASLSSLLVTPFPSPSSSSSSSSSYQRRWLRSQTTSLENGIIPRWSTEEMFSMVDENCGSNPAMVRRKKIAISIIFSLPEKEEAQRHFQDFFFSHFPLFESHMNKLKYAIEKAMICCRRIAESSQRVQVYISRVMDALGEFRITIWNLYSVPRIAEPVWLNMMSNTLEKSQLCQRFLKEFTFLIEQINKNQFFAALLTAVLTYHLAWVPTVMPVDHPPIKAFSEKRTSQSVNMLAKSHPYNPLWAQLGDLYGAIGSPVRLTRTVIVGKRKELVQRLLYVLTYFIRCSELQENQLTWSEKVGEGEQVLNGSTITTTLEKGEVEESDYVIVTVKNEPALVPPILPPKNDGSKRSTTAEWVHNSESTHAVQASSKEKNEATGKASQNSEASVDCLTNSFHKGAADGRRRTVADTGVISYHFEEQSELEDLMDLKKNQTESKVEKQLPSRSSALPCPERSGHRSSHLEKVTFQIGSSASPESDLEARRREMEENLKAFRKNPEVMHCASSSTSLNVDTSQNQQESCVAAFIPCSKRSYAQVPSCEGKKSVLNDQHVESKGIEMNLANRSSKPVLPTDNIIAIKMPNVEESRTLCSDNLESCSPDSAQVAPAVKQDSPQVGAKDVPYGDAGRKVPFRVEGDIPRNESSDSALGASDEEGDCCISELLHDNVSKRLEEFAEVELPLPRSNTISSQCMKNFGRSLLGGYCHTYMPDLVLHGINNDEKLKQCLLADLLHSMHHPVLDEPIAEAVCIIADTDKWNVQVATSQRKMMDNMKLGKDVLVSNQVSSLLQSILQLYKLNLPADFCIMHLEDRLQEMYLKSKMLSEYLRGHTRVHVKELGIVLGIESNDLPLLAAIASTHSPYVAQILL
- the FNIP2 gene encoding folliculin-interacting protein 2 isoform X3 — encoded protein: MCGGTPKATNGRGGRIERARNSNNVLLGNNLSPTKLDKRIRKALGDQSVSCVSRVTKVLQDSWSCSEFDLNEIRLIVYQDCERRGRQVLFDSKAVRKIDEAVVQRMTEDAAVKASAKNCQASNGNNSVSSHSPSISCVPNIKEQIPKYQYTRPASDVNMLGEMMFGSVAMSYKGSTLKIHYIRSPPQLMISKVFSARVGSFSGSNNNLQDSFEYINQDPSLGKLSSNQNGLGTCRSGSNLAHSTPVDMPSRGQNEDRDSGIARSASLSSLLVTPFPSPSSSSSSSSSYQRRWLRSQTTSLENGIIPRWSTEEMFSMVDENCGSNPAMVRRKKIAISIIFSLPEKEEAQRHFQDFFFSHFPLFESHMNKLKYAIEKAMICCRRIAESSQRVQVYISRVMDALGEFRITIWNLYSVPRIAEPVWLNMMSNTLEKSQLCQRFLKEFTFLIEQINKNQFFAALLTAVLTYHLAWVPTVMPVDHPPIKAFSEKRTSQSVNMLAKSHPYNPLWAQLGDLYGAIGSPVRLTRTVIVGKRKELVQRLLYVLTYFIRCSELQENQLTWSEKVGEGEQVLNGSTITTTLEKGEVEESDYVIVTVKNEPALVPPILPPKNDGSKRSTTAEWVHNSESTHAVQASSKEKNEATGKASQNSEASVDCLTNSFHKGAADGRRRTVADTGVISYHFEEQSELEDLMDLKKNQTESKVEKQLPSRSSALPCPERSGHRSSHLEKVTFQIGSSASPESDLEARRREMEENLKAFRKNPEVMHCASSSTSLNVDTSQNQQESCVAAFIPCSKRSYAQVPSCEGKKSVLNDQHVESKGIEMNLANRSSKPVLPTDNIIAIKMPNVEESRTLCSDNLESCSPDSAQVAPAVKQDSPQVGAKDVPYGDAGRKVPFRVEGDIPRNESSDSALGASDEEGDCCISELLHDNVSKRLEEFAEVELPLPRSNTISSQCMKNFGRSLLGGYCHTYMPDLVLHGINNDEKLKQCLLADLLHSMHHPVLDEPIAEAVCIIADTDKWNVQVATSQRKMMDNMKLGKDVLVSNQVSSLLQSILQLYKLNLPADFCIMHLEDRLQEMYLKSKMLSEYLRGHTRVHVKELGIVLGIESNDLPLLAAIASTHSPYVAQILL